One segment of Prionailurus bengalensis isolate Pbe53 chromosome X, Fcat_Pben_1.1_paternal_pri, whole genome shotgun sequence DNA contains the following:
- the TMSB4X gene encoding thymosin beta-4 — MSDKPDMAEIEKFDKSKLKKTETQEKNPLPSKETIEQEKQAGES, encoded by the exons ATGTCTGACAAACCCGATATGGCTGAGATTGAGAAATTCGATAAGtcgaaattgaagaagacagaaacgCAAGAGAAAAATCCGCTGCCTTCAAAAGAAA CGATTGAGCAGGAGAAGCAAGCAGGCGAATCGTAA